A region from the Camelus ferus isolate YT-003-E chromosome 1, BCGSAC_Cfer_1.0, whole genome shotgun sequence genome encodes:
- the GET1 gene encoding tail-anchored protein insertion receptor WRB isoform X2 produces the protein MSRVLQKDAEQESQMRAEIQDMKQELSTVNMMDEFARYARLERKINKMTDKLKTHVKARTAQLAKIKWVISVAFYILQATLMVSLIWKYYSVPVAVVPSKWITPLDRLVAFPTRVAGGVGITCWILVCNKVVAIVLHPFS, from the exons ATGtccagggtgctgcagaaagatgCAGAGCAGGAGTCCCAGATGCGGGCAGAGATCCAGGACATGAAGCAGGAGCTCTCCACTGTCAACATGATGGATGAGTTCGCCAGATACGCCAGGCTGGAGAGAAAGATCAACAAGATGACGGATAAGCTCAAAACTCATG TGAAAGCACGGACAGCTCAGCTGGCCAAGATAAAATGGGTGATAAGCGTTGCTTTCTACATATTGCAA GCGACCCTGATGGTCTCGCTCATTTGGAAGTATTATTCCGTCCCTGTGGCCGTGGTGCCGAGCAAATGGATAACTCCACTAGACCGCCTGGTGGCATTTCCTACTAGAGTGGCAG GTGGTGTTGGAATTACCTGTTGGATTTTAGTCTGTAACAAAGTTGTGGCTATTGTGCTCCACCCTTTCAGCTGa
- the GET1 gene encoding tail-anchored protein insertion receptor WRB isoform X1: MSAAEADRWAWLLVLSFVFGCNVLRILLPSFSSFMSRVLQKDAEQESQMRAEIQDMKQELSTVNMMDEFARYARLERKINKMTDKLKTHVKARTAQLAKIKWVISVAFYILQATLMVSLIWKYYSVPVAVVPSKWITPLDRLVAFPTRVAGGVGITCWILVCNKVVAIVLHPFS; this comes from the exons ATGAGCGCGGCTGAGGCCGACCGCTGGGCGTGGCTGCTGGTGCTCAGCTTCGTGTTTGGGTGCAATGTACTCAGGATCCTCCTCCCGTCCTTCTCCTCCTTC ATGtccagggtgctgcagaaagatgCAGAGCAGGAGTCCCAGATGCGGGCAGAGATCCAGGACATGAAGCAGGAGCTCTCCACTGTCAACATGATGGATGAGTTCGCCAGATACGCCAGGCTGGAGAGAAAGATCAACAAGATGACGGATAAGCTCAAAACTCATG TGAAAGCACGGACAGCTCAGCTGGCCAAGATAAAATGGGTGATAAGCGTTGCTTTCTACATATTGCAA GCGACCCTGATGGTCTCGCTCATTTGGAAGTATTATTCCGTCCCTGTGGCCGTGGTGCCGAGCAAATGGATAACTCCACTAGACCGCCTGGTGGCATTTCCTACTAGAGTGGCAG GTGGTGTTGGAATTACCTGTTGGATTTTAGTCTGTAACAAAGTTGTGGCTATTGTGCTCCACCCTTTCAGCTGa